The sequence TCCTCAGTGTCAACCAGAGTGGTCCAAGCGGCAGCCTTGGCTTCGGCACTTGGAATGCCAGCCTTTGCCGCAGCGGCGAATTTTTGGCCATTGGCGGTGTTGTCGCGCTCTAGCTCCGCATCAATTTGAGGCTGACCAAAACGACCCCCCACTACCAATCCGCTCAACAACTCCCAGCGAACATCTTGATCAATGGCGAGCCCAGCTAGGGACCTTTCCCCATTCAGAAGAGACTCAACCCAGTCCAGTTGTGCATCGGTTCTTGCGAATTGAGGCACATACTTAGTGAACTGCAACTGGGCATCCGAACCGGCTTTTGCTACGTCCGCAAGCTTTATGAGCCCGCCTGCAATCAGTTCCAGGGTGGTATTTCTGCCATCTTGCGAGACATACAGATTGCCGGTAGTCACAAGCTGGCGGAGCAGGGTGAGCATTGTGGTTGATTCGGTCTCCGAACCAATGTGATTTAGCACCAATTCGATGAAATCCCGCGCTGGCGCTTCACCGTCTCGGGTGGCATCCCATGCCGCGGTCCAAACCAGAGTTCTGGCCAGTGAATCTTTGATGCCAGACAGATTTGCCATTGCGACTTGCCTGGATTCCTCGTCCAGGCGAATCTTGGCGTAGGCGAGATCTAAGTCGTTGAGCAGAGCAAGGTCCGGTTTTCTGACACCAACCAGCTCCTTGATATCAGTTACTGGGCCATCAATGTCCACCTCCACCTGGTGGAAGCGATCCAGGGTCCCGTCTTTTAGCTCAAAGAACCCTATTGCCATGCGATGCGGCCTAATGGTCGGGTGCTCTTCGATAGCCGTCTGAGTGACCCTAAACGAGCTAACTAGGTTCTGAGAGTCGTATTCAATCTCCGGTTTCAGGGTGTTTACCCCCGCTGTTTCCAGCCAGAGTTTGGACCAAACTTTGAGGTCGCGACCGCTCTCTTTTTCAAGCTCTACTAATAGATCTGGTAGTTCGGTATTAGACCACTGGTGTTTTTTGAAATAGTTGGAAACGCCTTTCATGAATGGCTCTTGGCCGACCCAGGCGACCATTTGTTTCAGAACTGAAGCGCCTTTGGCGTAAGTTATGCCGTCGAAGTTCACCTGCACATCTTCTAAGTCGTTTATCTCCGCAACAATCGGGTGAGTGGAGGGGAGTTGATCTTGTCGATAAGCCCAGTTTTTCTCAAGGGACGCGAAGGTTGTCCAAGCCTCGGTCCACTCGGTCGCCTCGGCAGTGGCCAAGGTTGAGGCATACTCCGCAAAGGACTCGTTTAGCCAAAGATCGTTCCACCAGCGCATCGTTACTAGATCTCCAAACCACATGTGGGCTAGCTCGTGCAATATGGTGACAACCCGGCGCTCTTTGGTTGCATCGGTCACTGCCGAGCGAAATACGTAAGATTCGGTGAAGGTTACTGCCCCGGCATTTTCCATTGCCCCAGCATTGAAGTCTGGAACCCAAAGCTGGTCGTATTTCTCAAATGGATACGGAACAT is a genomic window of Candidatus Aquiluna sp. UB-MaderosW2red containing:
- the pepN gene encoding aminopeptidase N translates to MPGENLTRQEASERASKIHVHKYLVELDVTIDEKTFQSKTTVHFDSKTIGYESFIDAQMASIQSIELNGKVLDPKTHSDKDRIQLPNLQSKNTLVVTALGKYSNTGEGLHRFVDPVDQEVYLYTQFEVPDSRRMFVVFEQPDLKANFEFKITASSNWQVISNSPTPQPILLGEEKALWEFAPTPRISSYITALIAGPYSIWRDELTSLSGLQVPLGVFCRSSLAEHMDAEYIFEKTKQGFKFYEELFDVPYPFEKYDQLWVPDFNAGAMENAGAVTFTESYVFRSAVTDATKERRVVTILHELAHMWFGDLVTMRWWNDLWLNESFAEYASTLATAEATEWTEAWTTFASLEKNWAYRQDQLPSTHPIVAEINDLEDVQVNFDGITYAKGASVLKQMVAWVGQEPFMKGVSNYFKKHQWSNTELPDLLVELEKESGRDLKVWSKLWLETAGVNTLKPEIEYDSQNLVSSFRVTQTAIEEHPTIRPHRMAIGFFELKDGTLDRFHQVEVDIDGPVTDIKELVGVRKPDLALLNDLDLAYAKIRLDEESRQVAMANLSGIKDSLARTLVWTAAWDATRDGEAPARDFIELVLNHIGSETESTTMLTLLRQLVTTGNLYVSQDGRNTTLELIAGGLIKLADVAKAGSDAQLQFTKYVPQFARTDAQLDWVESLLNGERSLAGLAIDQDVRWELLSGLVVGGRFGQPQIDAELERDNTANGQKFAAAAKAGIPSAEAKAAAWTTLVDTEDYSNTLINSASMAFGRVNDPKLLEPYIQKYLDAAQEIWDSRSYQIAAYLLNNLYPIGLANQALADATRAFIEKPEVKAKPAFRRILVENLAGLERGLNAQKVDS